A genomic stretch from Setaria italica strain Yugu1 chromosome VII, Setaria_italica_v2.0, whole genome shotgun sequence includes:
- the LOC101782901 gene encoding myb-related protein Zm38: MGRSPCCEKAHTNKGAWTKEEDQRLVAYIKAHGEGCWRSLPKAAGLLRCGKSCRLRWINYLRPDLKRGNFTEEEDDLIIKLHQILGNKWSQIAGRLPGRTDNEIKNYWNTHIKRKLLARGIDPKTHRPLSVTAAAAAAPSSRPEDQPAARSSCSPETSGACCHNSDDDSVSAPHHGGIDLNLAISPPRDPPSPSPLPTATQEAEATSSATVEETTPTRKS; the protein is encoded by the exons ATGGGGAGGTCGCCGTGCTGCGAGAAGGCGCACACGAACAAGGGCGCCTGGACCAAGGAGGAGGACCAGCGCCTCGTCGCCTACATCAAGGCCCACGGCGAAGGCTGCTGGAGGTCGCTCCCCAAGGCGGCGGGGCTGCTGCGATGCGGGAAGAGCTGCCGGCTGCGGTGGATCAACTACCTGCGCCCCGACCTCAAGCGCGGCAACTTCaccgaggaagaagacgacctcatcatcaagctcCACCAGATCCTCGGAAACAA GTGGTCTCAGATCGCCGGGCGGCTGCCGGGCCGGACTGACAATGagatcaagaactactggaacaCGCACATCAAGCGCAAGCTCCTCGCCCGCGGCATCGACCCGAAGACGCACCGTCCGCTCAgtgtcaccgccgccgctgctgccgcaccAAGCAGCCGTCCCGAGGACCAACCGGCGGCGCGCTCCAGCTGCTCACCGGAGACCAGCGGCGCCTGCTGCCACAACAGCGACGATGACAGCGTGTCCGCACCGCACCACGGCGGCATCGACCTCAACCTAGCCATAAGCCCGCCGAGAgatccgccgtcgccgtcgccactgCCGACGGCGACGCAAGAAGCAGAAGCGACAAGCAGCGCGACTGTAGAGGAAACTACACCCACAAGGAAAAGCTAG